One Gloeobacter morelensis MG652769 DNA window includes the following coding sequences:
- a CDS encoding response regulator, translating to MTRKTRVLLIEDDPVFRVGLRVIFEQSGVAELVGEAGEGEIALALCWQMQPDVVLLDLGLPGAMGAREIVASLKERHPGIKILALTSHADGPSVQQLLQAGIDGYCVKGIEPEQLLQAIHQVRSGHTWWDGRVAAYLRSGPEPERRDYQLTPRERQVLGLLANGLSNQQIGRQLFISVGTVQVHVHTILRKLGARDRTQAAILAIQEGLMDR from the coding sequence ATGACTAGAAAAACCCGGGTACTGCTCATCGAGGACGACCCGGTGTTCCGGGTGGGCCTGCGGGTCATTTTTGAGCAAAGCGGGGTAGCCGAACTGGTTGGGGAGGCTGGTGAAGGCGAAATCGCTCTGGCGCTCTGTTGGCAAATGCAGCCGGATGTGGTGCTGCTCGATCTCGGTCTACCGGGGGCGATGGGGGCGCGGGAGATCGTGGCGAGCCTCAAGGAGCGCCACCCGGGGATCAAGATTCTGGCGCTCACCTCCCACGCCGACGGACCGTCGGTGCAGCAATTGTTGCAGGCGGGCATCGACGGGTACTGCGTCAAGGGCATCGAACCGGAGCAACTGCTGCAGGCGATCCACCAGGTGCGTTCAGGCCACACCTGGTGGGACGGCCGGGTGGCCGCTTATCTGCGCTCAGGGCCTGAGCCTGAGCGGCGCGACTACCAGCTCACTCCCCGCGAGCGGCAGGTATTGGGGTTACTTGCCAACGGCCTGAGCAACCAGCAAATCGGCCGGCAGTTGTTTATTTCGGTGGGTACGGTCCAGGTGCATGTGCACACGATCTTGCGCAAGCTAGGAGCGCGCGACCGCACCCAGGCAGCCATCCTGGCCATTCAGGAGGGGTTGATGGACCGGTAG
- a CDS encoding hemolysin family protein, with protein sequence MPSVVFEILIVLVLVVANGVFAMSELAVVSSRKARLQQMANEGNAGAQVAVELADAPNRFLSTVQIGITLIGIFAGAYGGATIADTLAALLVQVSWLAPYSEPLAFALVVGVITYLSLVVGELVPKRLALGNPERIAAAVAAPMSLLSRVAAPLVKLLSLSTELGLKALGVQLSAAPAVTEEEIRLLIEQGTETGAIAHSEQDLLERVFSFGDRQVAALMTPRPDIVWLDLEDCEAENRRKLAVFHHSQFPVCLGALDKFLGVVRVKDLFERLLAGRPLALEEALLQPLVVPETAPALVVLEQFKKSGIHMALVVDEFGGVQGLVTLTDILEALVGDLPVGGSGDEAQAVQREDGSWLVDGSLSLDELEHLVEPLPELPRVGYRTVGGLVMAQLGRIPKVTDHFALGPCRFEVVDMDGNRVDRVLIALREPVAGSDLPP encoded by the coding sequence ATGCCTTCGGTAGTGTTTGAGATTTTGATTGTGCTGGTGCTGGTCGTGGCAAACGGTGTCTTTGCGATGTCGGAGTTGGCGGTGGTCTCCTCGCGCAAGGCTCGCCTGCAGCAGATGGCAAATGAGGGCAACGCCGGTGCGCAGGTGGCTGTGGAACTGGCCGACGCGCCCAACCGTTTTCTCTCGACGGTGCAAATTGGGATCACATTGATTGGTATTTTTGCCGGTGCTTACGGCGGGGCGACCATTGCCGACACGCTCGCTGCGCTGCTGGTGCAGGTAAGTTGGCTTGCTCCCTACAGCGAGCCTCTGGCTTTTGCCCTGGTCGTCGGCGTCATCACCTACTTGTCGCTGGTCGTGGGCGAGCTGGTGCCCAAGCGCCTGGCTCTGGGCAATCCCGAGCGTATTGCTGCGGCAGTCGCCGCGCCGATGAGCTTGCTCTCGCGCGTCGCCGCGCCGCTGGTTAAACTGTTGAGTCTTTCGACCGAGCTGGGCCTCAAGGCGCTCGGGGTCCAACTCTCCGCCGCTCCCGCCGTCACCGAGGAGGAAATCCGCCTGCTCATCGAGCAGGGCACCGAGACCGGCGCCATCGCCCACAGCGAACAGGACTTGCTCGAGCGCGTCTTCAGCTTCGGCGACCGGCAGGTGGCGGCGCTGATGACGCCGCGACCGGATATCGTCTGGCTCGATCTCGAAGATTGCGAAGCGGAAAACCGGCGCAAACTTGCAGTGTTTCACCACTCGCAGTTCCCGGTCTGCCTGGGAGCGCTCGACAAGTTCCTGGGGGTGGTCCGGGTAAAGGATCTGTTTGAGCGTCTGCTCGCCGGTCGGCCGCTCGCTCTGGAGGAAGCGTTGCTCCAACCGCTGGTGGTGCCCGAGACGGCACCCGCTCTGGTGGTGTTGGAGCAGTTCAAAAAGTCGGGGATCCACATGGCGCTGGTGGTGGATGAATTCGGGGGCGTCCAGGGTCTGGTCACCCTCACCGACATCCTCGAAGCGCTGGTGGGCGATTTGCCCGTGGGCGGCAGCGGCGACGAAGCGCAGGCCGTTCAACGCGAGGACGGCTCGTGGTTGGTGGACGGGTCGTTGAGCCTCGATGAACTGGAGCACCTGGTCGAACCGTTGCCCGAGCTGCCGCGCGTCGGCTATCGGACCGTCGGGGGCCTGGTCATGGCCCAGCTGGGCCGCATCCCGAAGGTGACCGACCATTTCGCGCTGGGACCGTGCCGCTTCGAAGTCGTCGACATGGACGGCAACCGCGTCGACCGGGTGCTCATCGCCCTGCGCGAGCCGGTGGCGGGGAGCGACTTGCCGCCGTAG
- a CDS encoding amidohydrolase: MPIGCAIVILLICLGALPARAAEVADLVLTNGRLWTGVPQQPWVEAVAVAKGRILKTGSRETVAKLTGRKTQIVDLGGRLAAPGFNDAHIHFLGGSLDLAIVDLNGTNSLAQIQQRVAEYSRAHPERAWIEGVGWQYSSLPGGRLPTRADLDAVESVRPVFLRSYDGHTVWVNSRALEVAKISPQTRVEGFGEIVRDPVSGEATGVLKESAIGLVRKHIPDPTREEQLDALRAGMKLAASLGITSIQNAGGSAASFALYEALLRRGELTVRTAVALSMGPQTTDAELTEFGRIRERYKNHPMLRAAAAKLLIDGVIETHTAAMLTPYSDKPGTRGEPAYSAEVFNQLALRAHKAGLQLYTHAIGDRAVRMVLDGYEHVKKIAQPADPRFRIEHIEVVAPQDIPRFARLGVIASMEPIHADPGTVEVWSRAVGPERTERAFAWAELAAGGARLVFSSDWPAAVSLDPLRGLHSAVNRRTLEGTPPGGWVARQRVDLQRALRAYTAEGAYASFEENFKGRIAPGMAADLVVFSQDLFTIDPLQIGRTKVVLTVFDGKVIYRDAERFADKKADPRDPKGRLLQSM; the protein is encoded by the coding sequence ATGCCCATCGGCTGTGCCATCGTCATCCTGCTCATCTGCCTGGGGGCGCTCCCCGCCCGCGCCGCCGAGGTGGCGGATCTGGTGCTCACCAACGGCCGCCTTTGGACGGGGGTGCCACAGCAGCCCTGGGTGGAGGCGGTGGCGGTCGCCAAAGGCCGTATTCTCAAAACCGGCAGCCGCGAAACTGTAGCGAAACTCACCGGCCGCAAGACCCAGATTGTCGATCTGGGTGGGCGCCTGGCCGCCCCCGGCTTCAACGACGCCCACATCCACTTTTTGGGGGGCTCGCTGGATCTGGCGATTGTCGATCTCAACGGGACGAATTCCCTCGCTCAGATCCAGCAGCGGGTGGCCGAATATTCCCGTGCCCACCCCGAGCGGGCCTGGATCGAAGGGGTGGGCTGGCAGTATAGTTCGCTGCCGGGTGGACGGCTGCCGACGCGCGCCGACCTCGATGCGGTCGAATCGGTGCGGCCGGTGTTTTTGCGCTCCTACGACGGGCACACCGTCTGGGTCAACAGCCGCGCCCTGGAGGTGGCCAAAATCAGCCCCCAGACCCGGGTGGAAGGCTTCGGTGAAATCGTCCGCGATCCGGTGAGCGGCGAAGCGACGGGTGTGCTCAAAGAATCGGCCATCGGCCTGGTGCGCAAGCATATTCCTGATCCCACCCGCGAAGAACAACTTGACGCGCTGCGCGCCGGGATGAAACTGGCCGCTTCGCTGGGGATCACCAGCATCCAGAACGCCGGCGGCAGCGCCGCATCGTTTGCGCTCTACGAAGCGTTGCTCAGGCGTGGGGAGTTGACCGTGCGCACCGCCGTCGCCCTCTCGATGGGTCCGCAGACGACCGACGCCGAACTCACTGAATTTGGCCGGATCCGCGAGCGCTATAAAAACCACCCGATGCTCAGGGCCGCAGCGGCCAAACTGCTCATCGACGGGGTGATCGAGACCCACACCGCCGCCATGCTCACCCCCTACAGCGACAAACCCGGCACCCGCGGGGAACCCGCCTACAGCGCCGAGGTCTTTAACCAACTGGCCCTGCGCGCCCACAAAGCCGGATTGCAGCTCTACACCCACGCGATCGGCGATCGGGCTGTGCGCATGGTCCTCGACGGCTACGAGCACGTCAAGAAGATCGCCCAACCTGCTGATCCCCGCTTTCGCATTGAGCATATCGAAGTAGTCGCTCCCCAGGACATTCCCCGCTTTGCCCGCCTGGGGGTAATCGCTTCGATGGAGCCCATCCACGCCGATCCCGGTACGGTCGAAGTCTGGTCGCGGGCCGTGGGGCCCGAGCGCACCGAGCGCGCCTTCGCCTGGGCGGAGCTGGCGGCCGGCGGTGCCCGGCTGGTCTTTAGCAGCGACTGGCCTGCCGCCGTCAGCCTCGATCCGCTGCGCGGGCTGCACAGCGCCGTCAACCGCCGTACCCTCGAAGGCACCCCGCCCGGCGGCTGGGTGGCCCGCCAGCGGGTGGATCTGCAGCGAGCCTTGCGCGCCTATACGGCTGAGGGCGCTTACGCTTCGTTTGAAGAGAATTTCAAAGGCCGTATCGCCCCTGGCATGGCGGCGGACCTCGTAGTGTTCTCCCAAGATCTGTTCACCATCGATCCGCTGCAGATTGGCCGCACGAAGGTGGTGCTCACGGTCTTTGACGGCAAAGTGATCTACCGCGACGCCGAGCGCTTTGCCGACAAAAAAGCAGACCCCCGCGATCCGAAGGGGCGCTTGCTACAATCCATGTGA
- the cbiE gene encoding precorrin-6y C5,15-methyltransferase (decarboxylating) subunit CbiE, which translates to MHLLSIVGIGADGPRGLSADTQALIAQSPIIAGSAEQLRWWPGHRGRIEMGADLAAFFAQLEQALAEAPAVVVATGDPLYFGIGRLVLERFGRERVRFMPHLSSVQLACSRAKLPWQEAVVVSAHGRSLEKLGEALRSLPELVAVLTDSINTPSRLARFVLDLAPATPYRLWVCARLGAEDEQVECLGCEQACERDFPEPNVVLLERAPARTPASLPAVGIFDDHFVTFSDKPGLMTKYEVRALAIAYLQLERGQVCWDIGSGTGSVAIEIARLIGGGSVYAIEKTEAGCLLIEANCARLGVCNVRVRRARAPEVLAELPAPDRIFLGGGGRQLVAILEACTAGLRPGGILVASFAGLEQLVSAQAYLLKQGWSVQYTQLQISRSASLASGSRLVPLNPVFLLRSTRPL; encoded by the coding sequence ATGCACCTGCTTTCCATCGTGGGCATCGGAGCGGACGGTCCCCGCGGACTGTCGGCGGACACCCAGGCCCTCATCGCCCAGAGCCCGATAATCGCCGGGAGTGCCGAGCAGTTGCGCTGGTGGCCGGGGCACAGGGGGCGGATCGAAATGGGCGCCGATCTGGCCGCTTTTTTTGCACAGCTGGAACAGGCGCTTGCCGAGGCACCGGCGGTGGTGGTGGCGACTGGCGATCCGCTCTACTTCGGAATCGGACGGCTGGTGCTCGAGCGGTTCGGCCGCGAGCGGGTGCGCTTTATGCCGCACCTCAGCTCGGTGCAACTGGCCTGCAGCCGGGCGAAGCTCCCCTGGCAGGAGGCGGTGGTGGTGAGCGCCCACGGCCGCTCCCTCGAAAAGCTCGGCGAGGCCCTGCGGTCGCTTCCCGAACTGGTCGCGGTACTCACCGACTCGATCAACACCCCGTCGCGCCTCGCCCGCTTCGTGCTGGATCTCGCCCCGGCCACCCCGTACCGGCTGTGGGTGTGTGCCCGGCTCGGCGCCGAGGATGAGCAGGTCGAATGCCTGGGCTGCGAGCAAGCCTGCGAGCGGGATTTTCCCGAGCCGAACGTAGTGCTGCTGGAGCGCGCCCCCGCCCGCACCCCGGCCAGCCTGCCCGCCGTGGGCATCTTCGACGATCACTTCGTCACTTTTTCGGACAAACCCGGCTTGATGACCAAGTACGAAGTGCGGGCGCTGGCAATTGCTTATCTGCAACTGGAGCGCGGGCAGGTCTGCTGGGATATCGGCAGCGGCACCGGCTCGGTGGCGATCGAAATAGCCCGTCTGATCGGCGGCGGCAGCGTCTACGCGATCGAAAAGACCGAGGCGGGCTGTCTGCTCATCGAGGCCAACTGCGCCCGCCTCGGGGTGTGCAACGTGCGGGTGCGCCGCGCCCGCGCCCCGGAGGTGCTCGCCGAACTGCCCGCCCCGGATCGGATCTTTTTGGGCGGCGGCGGCCGCCAACTGGTGGCCATCCTCGAAGCCTGCACCGCCGGCCTGCGCCCGGGCGGGATCCTGGTGGCCAGTTTCGCCGGGCTTGAGCAACTGGTGAGCGCCCAGGCTTACTTGCTCAAGCAGGGTTGGTCCGTGCAGTACACCCAACTGCAAATTTCCCGTTCGGCGAGCCTCGCGAGCGGTTCGCGGCTGGTGCCCCTCAATCCGGTCTTTTTGCTGCGCTCCACCCGGCCCCTGTGA
- a CDS encoding sensor histidine kinase codes for MDTALKLQEPRRRALYGIVALILFIETVEYIAPTGYIFSYLYAVPILIAANHFSERQTQWIIFLSLVSTILGLFVPTFELNSLTLVNRLIICSALWTVGTLSLRYRQAQREAQEQRFRVQSQQQLLRAYENFTAALTHDLKTPLQGMAQTLRFFAQGQFGRLTDAQRQVVQLFERSLGTLLELTDTLLTIYRNEREPLGLRCRSADLDALAAEVVTQWIDPAGARQVTLVYEGLAGAQVEADPLQLGRAITNLVANAVRYTRLASTVQVRLESHTAEYQIQVSDCGPGIPEGDLDRIFEQFYQSPLTRQSLGTGLGLYLSRQIVEAHSGRIWAVNNRDEGCTFVMALPKTDQGHD; via the coding sequence ATGGACACCGCATTGAAGCTGCAGGAGCCGCGTCGGCGGGCGCTGTACGGTATTGTCGCCTTGATCTTGTTTATAGAGACGGTGGAGTATATCGCTCCAACCGGTTACATATTCAGCTATCTTTACGCCGTGCCCATATTGATTGCCGCCAACCATTTTTCGGAGCGGCAGACGCAATGGATTATATTTTTGAGCCTGGTTTCGACGATTTTGGGGCTGTTTGTTCCTACCTTTGAACTCAATAGCCTCACCCTGGTGAACCGATTGATTATCTGCTCGGCCCTCTGGACGGTGGGCACTTTGAGTCTTCGCTACCGCCAGGCCCAGCGCGAGGCGCAGGAGCAGCGCTTTCGGGTGCAAAGCCAGCAACAACTGCTGCGCGCCTACGAAAATTTCACCGCCGCCCTCACCCACGATCTCAAGACACCGCTACAGGGCATGGCCCAGACGCTGCGCTTTTTTGCCCAGGGGCAATTCGGCCGGCTCACCGACGCCCAGCGTCAGGTGGTGCAGCTTTTCGAGCGCTCGCTCGGGACGCTTTTGGAATTAACCGATACGCTGCTGACTATCTACCGCAACGAGCGGGAGCCCCTGGGGCTGAGGTGCCGCAGCGCCGACCTCGATGCCCTCGCGGCGGAGGTGGTGACCCAGTGGATCGACCCGGCGGGGGCACGCCAGGTGACCCTGGTGTACGAAGGGCTTGCAGGGGCGCAGGTGGAGGCGGACCCGCTGCAGCTCGGCCGGGCGATCACCAATCTGGTGGCCAACGCCGTGCGCTACACCCGCCTGGCTTCCACCGTGCAGGTGCGCCTGGAAAGCCATACTGCCGAATATCAAATTCAGGTGAGTGACTGCGGCCCCGGCATTCCCGAAGGGGATCTCGATCGGATCTTCGAGCAATTCTACCAATCGCCCCTGACGCGCCAGAGCCTGGGGACGGGACTGGGGCTCTATCTGAGCCGACAGATCGTCGAAGCCCACAGCGGGCGCATCTGGGCGGTCAACAACCGCGATGAAGGCTGCACTTTTGTGATGGCGTTACCTAAGACCGACCAAGGCCATGACTAG
- a CDS encoding precorrin-2 C(20)-methyltransferase, which translates to MNVGTLYGIGVGPGDPELLTLKGLRVLRSAAVVACPADRTGGPGLAARIAAPHLRREQRLTPLYLPFVSDEAVLAAAWSAAADALYADLALGLDVAFISEGDVSLFSTFTYILREFQERYAQVAVRIIPGIASPLAAAAALQLPLAIGDETLTILPAMHRIEELEAACTPGRTVVLLKVAAVYEQVYTWLKAWDRLDQAHLLCWVSAREERIYRRLPVAPERLPYFSLLIIRPEPEARR; encoded by the coding sequence GTGAACGTCGGCACACTCTACGGCATCGGCGTCGGCCCGGGCGATCCCGAACTCCTCACCCTCAAGGGCCTGCGGGTGCTGCGCTCGGCGGCGGTGGTGGCCTGTCCCGCGGACCGCACGGGCGGGCCCGGCCTGGCCGCCCGGATCGCAGCCCCCCACCTGCGCCGCGAGCAGCGCCTCACGCCGCTCTATCTGCCCTTCGTTTCGGATGAGGCGGTGCTCGCGGCAGCCTGGAGCGCCGCCGCCGATGCGCTCTACGCCGATCTGGCGCTGGGCTTGGATGTCGCCTTCATCAGCGAGGGCGATGTCAGTTTGTTCAGCACCTTCACTTACATCCTTCGGGAGTTCCAGGAGCGCTACGCCCAGGTTGCCGTCCGGATCATCCCCGGTATCGCCTCACCCCTGGCCGCCGCCGCCGCTTTGCAGTTGCCCCTCGCGATCGGCGATGAAACCCTGACCATCCTGCCCGCCATGCACCGCATCGAGGAGTTGGAAGCCGCCTGCACTCCCGGTCGCACCGTCGTGCTGCTCAAAGTCGCTGCGGTGTACGAGCAAGTTTATACATGGCTCAAGGCATGGGACCGCCTGGATCAGGCCCACCTGCTCTGCTGGGTCAGCGCCAGGGAAGAGCGGATCTACCGGCGTCTGCCCGTGGCGCCCGAACGGCTGCCCTATTTTTCGTTGCTGATTATCCGCCCAGAGCCGGAAGCTCGACGGTAA
- a CDS encoding sensor histidine kinase, translated as MRRHGPDGHFVRNYAQPKQSRTLRLTETAWAALVELARQRGISTSELIEQWARGQFAFPSGPIGDDGEARPVGVGTALAVRPCDEQAEGEQVSKILESITDAFFALDEHWCFTYLNRQAERLLSRSREELIGKNIWVEFPEALGTTFYREYHRAVERQVRVGFEEFYAPLDIWLAVRAYPTAKGLAVYFLDIAERKRAEQALLASEQNFRFLADTIPQMVWTTRPDGYHDFFNRRWFEYTGMNLEQTQGWGWSHLLHPHDLEKCLHLWKYSLATGEPYDIEYRFRRAADGVYRWQLGRALPLRDPQGNILRWFGTCTDIDDQKRAEQERTHLLERERQARAEAEAANRAKDEFLAMLSHELRTPLNPIIGWTQMLRRGNLTPEMQAKALETIERNGKLQNQLIEDLLDISRIIRGKFSISPKPIALPPVVHSAIEAVRNLADLKEVRLDCRCEPSALSRQVSADPTRLQQVIWNLLTNAIKFTPKGGRVEVDLAGDSANLYVAVRDNGMGIAPEFLPYMFERFRQADSRSTRKEGGLGLGLFIVRHIVELHGGMVQAESAGEGKGATFTVELPALGG; from the coding sequence ATGAGGCGACACGGACCCGACGGCCATTTCGTCCGCAACTATGCCCAGCCCAAGCAGAGCCGCACGCTGCGTCTGACTGAGACCGCCTGGGCCGCGCTGGTCGAGTTGGCCCGGCAGCGGGGGATCAGCACTTCCGAGCTGATCGAGCAGTGGGCGCGTGGGCAATTCGCCTTTCCGAGCGGACCGATCGGGGACGATGGCGAGGCGAGGCCGGTGGGTGTCGGCACTGCCCTCGCCGTGCGACCCTGCGACGAGCAGGCCGAAGGGGAGCAGGTCTCGAAGATTTTGGAGAGCATCACCGATGCCTTTTTTGCCCTCGATGAGCACTGGTGCTTCACCTATCTCAATCGGCAGGCGGAGCGGCTGCTTTCGCGCTCGCGCGAGGAGTTGATCGGCAAGAACATTTGGGTGGAGTTTCCGGAGGCGCTCGGCACGACTTTTTACAGAGAGTACCACCGGGCGGTCGAGCGACAGGTGCGCGTCGGGTTCGAAGAGTTTTATGCTCCCCTCGATATCTGGCTGGCGGTGCGCGCCTATCCGACCGCCAAGGGACTGGCGGTCTATTTTCTGGACATTGCCGAGCGCAAGCGCGCCGAACAGGCCCTGCTGGCCAGCGAGCAAAATTTTCGTTTCCTCGCCGATACGATTCCCCAGATGGTCTGGACCACCCGGCCGGATGGCTATCACGATTTTTTCAACCGACGCTGGTTCGAGTACACCGGCATGAACCTCGAACAGACCCAGGGATGGGGCTGGAGCCATCTGCTGCATCCGCACGATCTCGAAAAATGCCTGCACCTTTGGAAGTATTCCCTCGCCACCGGGGAGCCCTACGACATCGAGTACCGTTTTCGGCGCGCCGCAGACGGCGTCTACCGCTGGCAGCTTGGGCGGGCGTTGCCGCTGCGCGACCCCCAGGGAAACATCCTCAGGTGGTTCGGCACCTGCACCGACATCGACGATCAAAAGCGCGCCGAGCAGGAGCGCACCCACTTGCTCGAGCGCGAACGGCAGGCCCGGGCTGAAGCGGAGGCGGCCAACCGGGCCAAGGACGAATTTCTAGCGATGCTCAGCCACGAACTGCGCACCCCCCTCAACCCGATCATCGGCTGGACCCAGATGCTCAGGCGCGGCAATCTCACCCCTGAGATGCAGGCGAAAGCCCTGGAGACCATCGAGCGCAACGGCAAGCTCCAGAACCAGCTCATCGAAGATCTGCTCGATATTTCCCGCATTATCCGGGGCAAGTTCAGCATCTCCCCAAAGCCGATCGCATTGCCGCCGGTGGTGCATTCAGCGATAGAAGCAGTGCGTAACCTGGCCGATCTGAAGGAAGTGCGGCTGGACTGCCGGTGCGAGCCGTCGGCGTTAAGCCGACAAGTCTCCGCCGATCCGACCCGCCTGCAGCAGGTGATCTGGAATTTGCTCACCAACGCCATCAAGTTCACCCCCAAAGGCGGCCGGGTGGAAGTGGATCTAGCCGGCGACAGCGCCAATCTCTACGTTGCCGTGCGCGACAACGGCATGGGAATTGCGCCCGAGTTTTTACCTTACATGTTCGAGCGCTTCCGCCAGGCGGACAGCCGCAGTACCCGCAAGGAGGGGGGACTGGGGCTGGGATTGTTCATCGTGCGCCACATCGTCGAATTGCATGGGGGAATGGTCCAGGCCGAGAGCGCGGGCGAGGGCAAAGGGGCCACTTTTACCGTCGAGCTTCCGGCTCTGGGCGGATAA